GCCAGGATGACGCACACAGCCCGGGGCGTGGCCCCGGGCTGTGGACGATGTCGAGGACTCAGACGCCGAGGCTCTTGCCGACGATGTCCTTCATGATCTCGGTGGTGCCACCGAAGATCGTCTGGATACGCGCGTCGGTGTAGGCGCGGGCGACGCGGTACTCGTTCATGTAGCCGTAGCCGCCGTGCAGCTGCAGGCAGCTGTCGATGACGCGCTTGGCCAGTTCGGTACACCACCACTTGTTCTTCGAGGCGTCGACGGCGTTCAGCTCGCCGTCGAGAACGCCCTGCAGGCAGCGGTCGATGTAGACCTCGGCGATGTCGAGCTCGGTCGCCATCTCGGCGAGGCTGAAGCGGTTCGCCTGGAAGGTGCCGATCGGACGGCCGAAGGCCTTGCGGTCCTTGGTGTACTGCAGGGTCTCGTCGAAGATCGCACGCGCACCGGCGATGGCGCCGATGCCGATCGACAGCCGCTCCGACGGCAGGTTCTGCATGAGGTGGTAGAAGCCCATGCCCTCCTGGCCGAGCAAATTCTCGACCGGGACGCGCACGTCGTTGAAGTGCAGCTCGGCGGTGTCCTGGGCCTTGAGGCCCATCTTGTCGAGCTTGCGGCCGCGCTCGAAGCCCTCCATGCCGCGCTCGACGACGAGCAGCGAGAACGCCTTGTGGCCCGCCTCGGGATCGGGGTTGGTCCGGCAGACCACGACCACGAGGTCGGAGTTGATGCCCGACGAGATGAACGTCTTGTTGCCGTTCAGGACATAGTGATCGCCCTCGAGCTTGGCCGAGGTCTTGATGCCCGCCAGGTCGGAGCCCGCGCCCGGCTCGGTCATCGCGACGGCGAGGATCGTCTCGCCGGTGGCGATCCCGGGCATCCAGCGCTTCTTCTGCTCGTCGTTGGCGAGGTGCACGAAGTACGGTGCGACGACGTCGTTCTGCAGGCTGAGGCCGGGTGCCGCGCCGTCGAACTTCGCGAACTCCTCGACCACCACGGCGTTGAACCGGAAGTCGTCCATGGCACCGCCGCCGCCGTACTCCTCGGGGATGTTGAATCCGAGAAGACCTGCGTCACCGGCCTTCTTGAAGGCGATGCGATCGACCTGACCGGCTCGCGTCCACTCCTCGGTGTACGGGGCGCATTCGCGCTGCAGGAATTGCCGCGCGGTTTCCCGCAGGGCCTCGTGCTCGTCTTCGAAGATGGTGCGTTTCATGGCTTCTCCCTTTCGTGAGTGAGTCTGTACTCGGTGTCGTTCGGTGATCAGTCGTCGGTGTGCCCCTGCGCGCCCACGACGCGCAGCGAGATCAGGGCGTACGACGCCGCGACCTCGGCCGGTGTCCGGGCACCCGAGGGGCGATACCAGGTGGTGACCGCCTGGCACGCGCCGAAGAGGTAGCGCAGGACGTCTTTCACGTCCTCCTCGAACGAGAACTCGCCCGATTCGACACCGCGCGCGATGACATCGGCGAGCAGGTCCTCGGTCTCGGTGCGCATCGCGACGTAGGTCTCACGTCGCGGATCGTCGGAGTCCAGATGGCGGAACTCGTGAGCAACGCTGGCGAGTTCGAGATCGCTCGTCATGTGCAGGACGATCGACTCGATGGCATTGGACAGCTGCTCGCTCGGCGTCCGGCCGGACTGAATGGCCGCGCCGACCCACGCCAGCACCGAGGTCATCGCGGCCTCGAGCAGTTCGACGAGGATGCCGAGCTTGTTGTCGTGGTGGTAGTAGAGCGTCGGCAGCGAAACGCCTGCCCGCGAGGCGATGTCACGGATCGAGGTGCCGTGATAACCGCGCTCGTAGAAGGCGTGCTTGGCCGCGACGAGGGTGGCCGGCAGCGGCACCGGTTCGCGCTCCCGCCAGTCCAGGCCCTCGGTCTCGATCGTCAGCCTCCGGGTGGGAGCCGGCCGCGCCGCCTCAGACACGTTCGATGATGGTGGCGTTGGCCATGCCCGGGCCCTCGCACATGGTCTGCAGGCCGTACCGGCCGCCGGTGGCCTCGAGGTGGTTGACCATCGTCGACAGCAGTCGGGTGCCGGAGGAGCCGAGTGCGTGGCCGAGCGAGATCGCGCCACCGCGCGGATTCAGTTTCGCCGGGTCGGCGCCGAACTCGTGGGCCCAGGCCAGCGGCACCGGAGCGAAGGCCTCGTTGACCTCATAGGTGTCGATCTCGTCGATGGACAGGCCGGCCCGCTTGAGGACCTTGTGGGTGGCCGGGATCGGTGCGGTGAGCATGAAGATCGGGTCGTCGCCGGCGACCGAGAACGAGTGGAAACGCGCACGAGGGGTCAGGCCGAGCTTCGACGCCATGACATCGCTCATGATGAGCGCGCCGGAGGCCCCGTCGGTGAGCGGCGAGGAATTGCCCGGGGTGATGAGCCAGTTGATGTCGGGAAAGCGTGCGGCGGTGTCCTCGGTGTAGAAGGACGGGCGCAGGCCGGACAGTCCCTCGGCGGTGGTCGACGCGCGAACCGTTTCGTCGACGCGGTGGGTGACGATGTCGCCGTTGGCGTCGGCGACATCGATCGGCAGCACCTCGCGGTCGAAGAATCCCTCGGCGGCGGCTGCCGCAGCACGCTGATGCGACTGGGCGGCAAAGGCATCGAGGGTGTCACGATCGAACTTCCATTTGGCCGAGATCAGTTCGGCCGAGATGCCCTGGTTCACCAGGCCGTCGGGGTAGCGCGCGGCGATGCTCGGACCGTAGGGGCTTTTTCCGGCGGTGGTGAAGCCCATCGGGACGCGGCTCATGGACTCGACGCCGGCGGCGATCACCACGTCGTAGGCGCCGGCGATGATGCCCTGCGCGGCGAAGTGCGCGGCCTGCTGGCTCGACCCGCACTGACGGTCGACGGTCGTCGCGGGCACCGACTCGGGGAAGCCGGCGGACAGCAGGGCGGTCCGCGAGATGTTCAGGGCCTGCTCACCGGCCTGGCCGACGCAACCGCCGATCACATCGTCGACGAGGGCCGGGTCGAGATCGTTGCGCTCGACCAGCGAGCGCAGCACGTGTGCGAGCAACTCGACGGGCTTGGTCTCCGACAGCGCGCCCCCGGGCTTCCCCTTTCCGGACGCGAGGCGTACGACGTCGACGATGACGGCTTCGGGCATGAGGGTTCCTCTCGGGAGCGGGGACCAGCGCAGCAGTAAGCGCGGCTCACTTTATCTAACGATCGTTATACCGGTCTAGCACGCGCTCGGTGGCGGAATCAACAGCAAGCACCCGCAGAAATGGGTACCGCCCTCACCCGGGTGGACGGGTGAGGGCGGCGTCGTGACGTGTCAGATGGTGCCTTTGTCGGGCTGACCTGCGGGAACTGCGGTGAATGTCCGGACGTCCAGGGGGCCGGCCAGCAGTCCGCCGATGGCCTTGCCCAGCGTGGTGAGCGCCGGGGCGGCGCCGTGGGTCGCGAGGGCCTCCATCGATTCCCAGCGCTCGATCATCACCAGGTCGGTCGAGTCGCCGGTGGCCTCGTGCAACGCGTATTTCCCGCATCCCGGCTCGCCGTGCACCTCGGGGATCGCAGCCAGCACGGCCTCCCGCACCGCCTGTTCTTCTCCGGGCTTGGGGGAGATGGTGGCGACGACGATCACTTCGGACATGGGGGCTCTCCGTTCGCGTGGGGCTCGGCGTGTGTCTCGACAACTCGTCGGTGATGTCCCTCGGACACCGGACACCCCGGTGACGTTAGGTCAGCGAGTCGTCTCGATGTGGCGATTTCGGCACCCTGCGCAAGAACGCCGGCCCCGAACGGCTGCGCGCGGGAGGACCGGCGCGGCCGACGGGGCCGACGAGGTGTGCGTAACGCGGTGTCAGCGCCAGCCGAGAGCCGGCGCGACGTGCGTGAGGATCGACTCGAGGACGTGCGCGTTGTACTCGACACCGAGTTGGTTCGGCACGGTCAGCAGGAGAGTGTCGGCCGCGGCGATCGCCTCGTCCTCGCGCAACTGCTCGATCAGCTTGTCCGGCTCGTCCGCGTAACTGCGTCCGAAGCGGGCGACGCTGTTGTCGATGACGCCGACCTGATCGGATTCGGCGCCGCCGCGGCCGAAGTAGGCGCGGTCGCGGTCGTCGACAATGGCGAAGATGCTGCGGCTCACCGACACTCGCGGTTCGCGCGGATGTCCGGCATCGGCCCAGGCCTTGCGGAACCGCTGGATCTGCTCGGCCTGCAACTGGTGGAAGGGTACCCCCGTGTCCTCGGTGAGCAGCGTCGAACTCATCAGGTTCATACCCTGCTCAGCGGTCCATTCCGCGGTGGCGCGGGAGCCGGCGCCCCACCAGATCCGGTCGCGGAGACCGGGCGCCTGCGGCTCGATCGGCAGCAGACCCGGGGGATTCGGGAACATCGGGCGCGGGTTCGGCGTGGCGAATCCGCCGCCTTCGATCACCTTCAGGAACACCTCGGTGTGCTGGCGCGCCATGTCGGCGTCGGTCGACCCCTCGGGCGGGACGTACCCGAAGTACTTGTAGCCGTCGATGACCTGCTCGGGGGACCCACGACTGATCCCGAGCTGCAGCCGGCCGCCGGAGATGAGATCCGCGGCGCCGGCGTCCTCGGCCATGTACAGCGGGTTCTCGTAGCGCATGTCGATGACCCCGGTGCCGATCTCGATGCGACTGGTCTTCGCGCCGATCGCGGCGAGCAACGGGAACGGCGATGCGAGTTGCCGTGCGAAGTGATGGACGCGGAAGTACGCACCGTCGGCGCCGAGCTCCTCGGCGGCCACCGCGAGGTCGATGGACTGCAGCAGCGTGTCCGCGCCGGACCGCACCTGGGACCCGTGGGCGTCCGACCAGTGACCGAACGACAGGAAACCGATGTTCTTCATGCCCTCTAAATGAAACTCTGGTCCGTTTTGTTCCCGTCAGAACGATTCCGTCCCGCCGATCGGCGCGATCGACGGGACGGAATCGGGTCTTCGAAGGGGAGGGTCAGGGCGCCCAGGTGCCCGGGGCGGCCTCGCCGTCGGCGACCGGAACCGAGGTGACCCGGTAAGCGCGGTTCACCGCCGAGACGACCGCGCGCAGGCTGGCGGTGGTGATCGACGACGCGATGCCGACACCCCAGACCGTCTCGCCGTTGACCTCGGTCTCCACGTACGCCGCGGCGCTGGCGTCGCCGCCCGCGGTCAGAGCGTGCTCGCTGTAGTCGAGGACGCGGACGTCGTAGCCCACGGCGCCCAGCGCGTCGACGAAGGCAGCCAGCGGACCGTTGCCCGAACCGGAGATCTCGCGCTCGTTCCCCTCGACCTTGACCACCGCGGTGATGTGGTCGTCGCCACCGTCGACCTCGGCGGCGTCGACCTTCTGGCGCATCCGCTCCAGCGGCCACACCGGGTGAAGGTAGTTCTCCGCGAAGACATCCCACATCTCCTTGGGATTGACCTCACCGCCCTCGCCGTCGGTGATCTTCTGGATCTCGCGACTGAACTCGATCTGCAGGCGCCGCGGCAGGTTCATGCCGTGGTCGGCCTTCATGATGTAGGCGACGCCGCCCTTGCCGGACTGGCTGTTGACGCGGATGACCGCTTCGTAGTTGCGGCCGACGTCCTTGGGGTCGATCGGCAGATACGGTACGGCCCAGGTGATGTCGTCGACGTCGGAGTCGGCGTTGTCGGCGTCGACCTTCATCTGGTCGAGGCCCTTGTTGATCGCGTCCTGGTGGCTGCCCGAGAACGCGGTGTAGACCAGGTCGCCGCCGTAGGGATGACGCTCGGGGACGTTGAGCTGGTTGCAGTACTCGACCGTCCGGCGGATCTCGTCGATGTCGGAGAAGCTGATCTGCGGGTCGACGCCGCGGCTGAACATGTTCATGCCGAGGGTGACCAGACAGACGTTGCCGGTGCGCTCGCCGTTGCCGAACAGGCAGCCCTCGATACGGTCGGCGCCCGCCTGGTAGCCGAGTTCGGCTGCGGCGACGGCGGTTCCGCGGTCGTTGTGGGGGTGCAGGCTCAGGATGACCGAGTCGCGCCGGGCGAGATTGCGGTGCATCCACTCGATCGAGTCGGCGTAGACGTTGGGAGTGGCCATCTCGACGGTCGCCGGCAGATTGATGATCATCGGGCGCTCCGGGGTGGGGGCAATGATCTCGGTGACCGCGTCGCACACCTCCTTGGCGAAGCTCAGCTCGGTGCCCGTGTAGGACTCCGGCGAGTACTCGTACCGCCAGTTGGTGTCCGGGTAGTTCTGCTGTACCTCGAGGACCTTGTGTGCGGCGTCGGTCGCGATCTTGGTGATCGCCGCCTTGTCCGCGCGGAACACGACTCGACGCTGCAGGACCGACGTCGAGTTGTAGAAGTGGACGATCACGTTGGCCGCGCCGCGGCAGGCGTCGAAGGTGCGCTCGATCAGTTCGTCACGACACTGGGTCAGCACCTGGATCGTCACGTCGTCGGGGATGGCGCCGTCTTCGATGATCTCGCGGACGAAGTCGTAATCGGTCTGGCTGGCCGACGGGAAGCCGACCTCGATCTCCTTGTAACCCATCCGTACGAGGAGGTCGAACATGCGGCGCTTGCGTGCCGGGCTCATGGGGTCGATGAGTGCCTGGTTGCCGTCGCGGAGGTCGACCGCGCACCACATCGGGGCGGTGGTGATGACCTTGTCGGGCCAAGTGCGGTCGGGAACCGCCACTTTCTCGACCTCGTCGGCGAACTGTCGATAACGATGAACCGGCATCGCGGAGCTGCGCTGCGGGTTCCATGAGGGTTGTCCGGCGGGAATCGGGCCCGCGGGCTCGACGATTCGGCTGGCGCCGGAAGTGAAGCTGTCTGCTGGTGCCATGGTGGTCATTCTCCGTGTGTGGAAGGAAAGTGACCGGCGCGTCATGAGGCCCCGCGACGGAGGGCCGGTCGGTTCAGACCCCGCCGCGGCAACCGAGGAGGAGTGCGCGCTGCATGCGCTCGACTGTACTCCCCGGCGACGAGGTGGCCAAAGCTGCAGGTGAGGCCGGGTCATGACGTCCCCCTCTTCGGGGGGTGCCGCCTCACCGACACGGGCTCCAGACTATGACATGCCTCTCACCGCGCAGCCGGAGTGACCCAAATCATCCGAGCGGCGGACAGGGGCACCCGGACCGATGATGCCCGGGATCTCGAGCCGCCACCCCGACGCGGCCGTCTGCAGAAAGGGCTAACGCCAGTGACGACCATCCCCGCCGAACCGCCGGTGACCGAACCGCCGGAGGGTAAACGCACGAGCCTTCGACGCGTGGCCGCCGCGAGTTCCATCGGCACGACGATCGAGTTCTACGACTTCTTCATCTACGGCACCGCCGCCGCCCTGGTGTTCCCGACCGTGTTCTTCCCGGCCGCCGACGAGGTCACCGGGACCATCGCGTCCTTTGCCACCTTCGCCGTGGCCTTCTTCGCGCGGCCGGTCGGCGCGATGCTCTTCGGTCACTTCGGCGACCGGATCGGCCGTAAACGCACCCTGGTGTGGACCCTGC
The genomic region above belongs to Gordonia hongkongensis and contains:
- a CDS encoding acyl-CoA dehydrogenase family protein, giving the protein MKRTIFEDEHEALRETARQFLQRECAPYTEEWTRAGQVDRIAFKKAGDAGLLGFNIPEEYGGGGAMDDFRFNAVVVEEFAKFDGAAPGLSLQNDVVAPYFVHLANDEQKKRWMPGIATGETILAVAMTEPGAGSDLAGIKTSAKLEGDHYVLNGNKTFISSGINSDLVVVVCRTNPDPEAGHKAFSLLVVERGMEGFERGRKLDKMGLKAQDTAELHFNDVRVPVENLLGQEGMGFYHLMQNLPSERLSIGIGAIAGARAIFDETLQYTKDRKAFGRPIGTFQANRFSLAEMATELDIAEVYIDRCLQGVLDGELNAVDASKNKWWCTELAKRVIDSCLQLHGGYGYMNEYRVARAYTDARIQTIFGGTTEIMKDIVGKSLGV
- a CDS encoding TetR/AcrR family transcriptional regulator yields the protein MSEAARPAPTRRLTIETEGLDWREREPVPLPATLVAAKHAFYERGYHGTSIRDIASRAGVSLPTLYYHHDNKLGILVELLEAAMTSVLAWVGAAIQSGRTPSEQLSNAIESIVLHMTSDLELASVAHEFRHLDSDDPRRETYVAMRTETEDLLADVIARGVESGEFSFEEDVKDVLRYLFGACQAVTTWYRPSGARTPAEVAASYALISLRVVGAQGHTDD
- a CDS encoding thiolase family protein, with amino-acid sequence MPEAVIVDVVRLASGKGKPGGALSETKPVELLAHVLRSLVERNDLDPALVDDVIGGCVGQAGEQALNISRTALLSAGFPESVPATTVDRQCGSSQQAAHFAAQGIIAGAYDVVIAAGVESMSRVPMGFTTAGKSPYGPSIAARYPDGLVNQGISAELISAKWKFDRDTLDAFAAQSHQRAAAAAAEGFFDREVLPIDVADANGDIVTHRVDETVRASTTAEGLSGLRPSFYTEDTAARFPDINWLITPGNSSPLTDGASGALIMSDVMASKLGLTPRARFHSFSVAGDDPIFMLTAPIPATHKVLKRAGLSIDEIDTYEVNEAFAPVPLAWAHEFGADPAKLNPRGGAISLGHALGSSGTRLLSTMVNHLEATGGRYGLQTMCEGPGMANATIIERV
- a CDS encoding putative quinol monooxygenase, giving the protein MSEVIVVATISPKPGEEQAVREAVLAAIPEVHGEPGCGKYALHEATGDSTDLVMIERWESMEALATHGAAPALTTLGKAIGGLLAGPLDVRTFTAVPAGQPDKGTI
- a CDS encoding LLM class flavin-dependent oxidoreductase translates to MKNIGFLSFGHWSDAHGSQVRSGADTLLQSIDLAVAAEELGADGAYFRVHHFARQLASPFPLLAAIGAKTSRIEIGTGVIDMRYENPLYMAEDAGAADLISGGRLQLGISRGSPEQVIDGYKYFGYVPPEGSTDADMARQHTEVFLKVIEGGGFATPNPRPMFPNPPGLLPIEPQAPGLRDRIWWGAGSRATAEWTAEQGMNLMSSTLLTEDTGVPFHQLQAEQIQRFRKAWADAGHPREPRVSVSRSIFAIVDDRDRAYFGRGGAESDQVGVIDNSVARFGRSYADEPDKLIEQLREDEAIAAADTLLLTVPNQLGVEYNAHVLESILTHVAPALGWR
- the leuA gene encoding 2-isopropylmalate synthase → MAPADSFTSGASRIVEPAGPIPAGQPSWNPQRSSAMPVHRYRQFADEVEKVAVPDRTWPDKVITTAPMWCAVDLRDGNQALIDPMSPARKRRMFDLLVRMGYKEIEVGFPSASQTDYDFVREIIEDGAIPDDVTIQVLTQCRDELIERTFDACRGAANVIVHFYNSTSVLQRRVVFRADKAAITKIATDAAHKVLEVQQNYPDTNWRYEYSPESYTGTELSFAKEVCDAVTEIIAPTPERPMIINLPATVEMATPNVYADSIEWMHRNLARRDSVILSLHPHNDRGTAVAAAELGYQAGADRIEGCLFGNGERTGNVCLVTLGMNMFSRGVDPQISFSDIDEIRRTVEYCNQLNVPERHPYGGDLVYTAFSGSHQDAINKGLDQMKVDADNADSDVDDITWAVPYLPIDPKDVGRNYEAVIRVNSQSGKGGVAYIMKADHGMNLPRRLQIEFSREIQKITDGEGGEVNPKEMWDVFAENYLHPVWPLERMRQKVDAAEVDGGDDHITAVVKVEGNEREISGSGNGPLAAFVDALGAVGYDVRVLDYSEHALTAGGDASAAAYVETEVNGETVWGVGIASSITTASLRAVVSAVNRAYRVTSVPVADGEAAPGTWAP